The following are from one region of the Gossypium hirsutum isolate 1008001.06 chromosome D03, Gossypium_hirsutum_v2.1, whole genome shotgun sequence genome:
- the LOC107950600 gene encoding protein BRASSINOSTEROID INSENSITIVE 1: protein MRPLFVFLTFTVTFLICFEVLVVSSLNSKDSQLLLSFKASLPDQSLLQSWVPKQDPCSFNGVTCQDSKVSSIELSDTSLSTDFHSVAAFLLALENLESLTLLKANISGNISFPYGSKCSSLLTSLDLSQNTLSGPLSTLSTLGSCPNLKSLNLSTNKLESSGEEQTRGLQLSLEVLDLSFNKLSAGNLVPWILHGGCNDLKHLALKGNVITGDINVSNCKKLKFLDVSWNNFSMGTPSFGDCLSLEHLDVSANKFSGDIGREISSCLNLNFLNLSSNQFSGRVPGLPISKLERLYLAGNKFQGQIPLYLTEACATLVELDLSSNNLSGMIPSSFASCSSLESFDVSTNNFTGKLPIEIFQNMRSLKKLGLAFNHFSGPLPVSLSSLLKLEVLDLSSNKFSGPIPVSLCENPTNRLQVLYLQNNYLTGSIPASLSNCSQLVSLHLSFNYLEGTIPTSLGSLSKLKDLKLWLNQLHGEIPQELSNIQTLETLILDFNELTGPIPSGLSNCTKLTWISLSNNRFTGEIPAWLGKLSSLAILKLSNNSFYGRIPPELGDCQSLIWLDLNTNQLNGTIPPVLFKQSGKIVVNFIAGKRYMYIKNDGRKECHGAGILLEFAGIRQEQLNRISSRNPCNFNRVYGGHTQPTFDNNGSMIFIDLSYNFLSGSIPKEIGTMPYLFILNLGHNNISGNIPQEIGNLKGLGILDLSYNRLEGSIPQSMTGITLLSEINLSNNLLSGMIPETGQLETFPASDFFNNAGLCGVPLPPCGDPAAASSSEHRKSHRKQASLAGSVAMGLLFSLFCIFGVIVAIVETKKRRKKQDSALDVYMDSYSHSSTANTSWKLTGAREALSINLATFEKPLRKLTFADLLEATNGFHNDSLIGSGGFGDVYKAQLKDGSVVAIKKLIHISGQGDREFTAEMETIGKIKHRNLVPLLGYCRVGEERLLVYEYMMYGSLEDVLHGQKKAGIKLNWAARRKIAIGAARGLAFLHHNCIPHIIHRDMKSSNVLLDENLEARVSDFGMARLMNAVDTHLSVSTLAGTPGYVPPEYYQSFRCSTKGDVYSYGVVLLELLTGKRPTDSADFGDNNLVGWVKQHAKLKISDVFDPELMKEDPMLEIELLQHLKVACACLDDRHWRRPTMVQVMAMFKEIQAGSGLDSQSTIATDDRGFNSVEMVDMTIKEVPEGKQ from the coding sequence ATGAGACCTTTATTTGTCTTTCTCACCTTCACCGTCACCTTTCTTATCTGCTTTGAAGTTCTTGTGGTGTCTTCTTTAAACAGCAAAGATTCTCAGTTACTGCTCAGCTTCAAAGCTAGCTTGCCTGACCAATCTCTGCTTCAAAGCTGGGTACCTAAACAAGACCCTTGTAGCTTCAATGGTGTAACATGCCAAGACTCAAAGGTTTCCTCTATTGAACTCAGTGACACCTCCTTGAGCACCGATTTTCACTCTGTTGCTGCCTTCCTTTTAGCGTTGGAAAACTTGGAATCCCTTACTTTGTTGAAAGCCAACATCTCTGGCAACATTTCTTTCCCTTATGGATCCAAGTGTAGCTCCTTGTTAACCAGTTTGGATCTGTCTCAAAACACCTTGTCTGGTCCCCTTTCAACCCTTTCCACCTTGGGTTCTTGCCCAAATTTGAAGTCTCTCAATTTATCAACCAACAAACTCGAGTCTTCTGGTGAAGAACAAACCAGGGGTTTGCAGCTAAGTTTGGAAGTTCTCGATCTTTCTTTCAACAAGCTGTCGGCTGGAAACTTGGTCCCTTGGATTCTTCACGGTGGTTGCAATGACTTGAAGCACTTGGCTTTGAAGGGAAACGTGATTACTGGTGACATAAACGTCTCCAACTGCAAAAAACTCAAGTTTTTGGACGTTTCTTGGAATAATTTCTCAATGGGGACGCCTTCATTTGGTGACTGTTTAAGTTTAGAACACCTCGATGTGTCTGCCAACAAGTTTTCCGGTGACATTGGTCGTGAAATCTCTTCATGTCTGAACTTAAACTTCTTGAATCTATCTAGCAACCAGTTTTCCGGTCGGGTTCCAGGTTTACCAATATCCAAATTGGAACGTCTTTATTTAGCCGGTAATAAGTTTCAAGGACAGATTCCTCTGTATCTGACTGAAGCTTGTGCAACTCTTGTGGAGCTGGATCTTTCTTCAAACAATCTTTCTGGTATGATTCCTAGTAGCTTTGCTTCTTGTTCTTCTTTGGAATCTTTCGATGTATCCACCAACAACTTCACTGGTAAACTTCCCATTGAGATATTCCAGAATATGAGGTCCTTGAAGAAGCTTGGCTTagcttttaatcacttttcagGCCCTTTGCCTGTGTCTTTGTCAAGTCTTTTGAAGCTGGAGGTTTTAGATCTCAGTTCAAACAAATTTTCAGGGCCAATTCCTGTTTCTTTGTGTGAAAATCCCACAAACAGGTTACAAGTTCTGTATTTGCAGAACAATTACTTGACTGGGTCGATTCCAGCTAGTCTCAGCAATTGTTCTCAGCTTGTTTCTCTCCATTTAAGCTTCAATTACCTTGAAGGTACCATCCCCACCAGCTTGGGTTCTCTCTCCAAGCTTAAGGATTTGAAGCTGTGGTTAAATCAGCTCCATGGTGAAATCCCTCAAGAGCTAAGTAACATTCAGACACTTGAGACCTTGATTCTTGACTTCAATGAGTTGACCGGGCCGATACCTTCCGGTCTAAGCAACTGCACCAAGTTGACCTGGATTTCTTTATCCAACAATCGGTTCACCGGTGAGATACCTGCTTGGCTTGGCAAACTTTCAAGCCTTGCAATTCTGAAGCTCAGTAATAACTCGTTTTATGGAAGAATCCCACCTGAGCTTGGTGATTGTCAAAGCTTGATATGGTTGGATCTTAATACCAATCAGTTGAACGGGACTATCCCTCCGGTGTTGTTCAAACAATCTGGTAAAATAGTTGTCAATTTTATTGCTGGGAAGAGGTATATGTACATCAAGAATGATGGAAGGAAAGAATGCCACGGGGCCGGGATTTTGCTCGAGTTCGCCGGGATCAGGCAGGAACAGTTGAATAGAATTTCCAGCAGAAACCCTTGCAATTTTAACAGAGTCTATGGAGGTCACACGCAGCCTACATTCGACAATAATGGTTCCATGATATTTATTGATCTTTCGTACAATTTTCTGTCTGGGTCTATTCCGAAGGAGATCGGCACGATGCCATATCTGTTTATCCTGAATTTGGGCCACAACAATATCTCTGGTAACATCCCACAAGAGATTGGGAACTTGAAGGGACTTGGCATTCTTGATCTTTCTTACAACAGATTGGAAGGGTCAATTCCACAATCCATGACTGGCATCACTCTGTTGAGTGAGATTAATCTGTCGAACAACCTTCTCTCCGGCATGATTCCGGAAACCGGTCAGCTGGAGACGTTTCCGGCTAGTGATTTCTTTAACAATGCAGGTCTCTGTGGGGTCCCTCTTCCTCCCTGTGGAGATCCAGCGGCTGCTTCTAGTTCCGAGCATCGGAAGTCTCATCGCAAACAAGCTTCTCTTGCAGGGAGTGTGGCGATGGGACTGTTGTTCTCTCTTTTCTGCATCTTTGGTGTGATTGTAGCTATTGTGGAGACcaagaagagaaggaaaaaacaGGATTCTGCTCTTGATGTTTATATGGACAGTTATTCCCACTCCAGCACTGCGAATACCAGCTGGAAGCTAACTGGTGCACGAGAAGCATTGAGCATCAACTTGGCCACATTTGAAAAGCCCCTTCGGAAGCTTACCTTTGCTGATCTTCTTGAAGCCACTAATGGCTTCCATAATGACAGCCTTATCGGCTCCGGTGGTTTCGGTGATGTTTATAAGGCCCAACTGAAAGATGGGAGTGTTGTTGCTATCAAGAAACTAATACATATCAGTGGACAAGGTGACCGAGAATTCACAGCGGAAATGGAAACCATTGGGAAGATCAAGCACCGGAACCTCGTTCCACTCTTGGGTTACTGTAGGGTGGGTGAAGAACGGCTTCTAGTTTATGAGTACATGATGTATGGAAGCTTAGAGGATGTTCTACATGGCCAAAAGAAAGCTGGGATCAAGCTGAACTGGGCTGCAAGGAGGAAGATCGCCATTGGAGCTGCAAGAGGGCTGGCGTTTCTTCACCATAATTGCATTCCTCATATAATTCATAGGGACATGAAATCAAGCAATGTCCTACTTGATGAGAACTTGGAAGCCAGGGTCTCCGACTTCGGGATGGCTAGGCTTATGAATGCAGTGGATACGCATTTGAGTGTCAGCACGTTAGCGGGCACCCCTGGCTATGTTCCTCCTGAATACTACCAGAGCTTCCGATGTTCCACCAAGGGCGATGTTTACAGTTACGGTGTGGTTTTACTCGAGCTACTAACGGGAAAACGGCCTACGGATTCAGCCGATTTTGGTGATAACAATCTTGTTGGATGGGTGAAACAACATGCTAAACTCAAAATAAGTGATGTCTTCGATCCAGAGTTGATGAAAGAAGACCCCATGCTCGAGATCGAGCTTTTACAACACTTAAAGGTAGCTTGTGCTTGCTTGGATGATCGACATTGGAGACGACCCACAATGGTTCAAGTGATGGCAATGTTCAAGGAGATACAAGCAGGGTCGGGGCTCGACTCGCAATCGACCATTGCCACCGATGACCGAGGTTTTAACTCGGTCGAAATGGTAGACATGACAATAAAAGAAGTCCCAGAAGGTAAGCAGTAG
- the LOC107950599 gene encoding UDP-rhamnose/UDP-galactose transporter 4 has protein sequence MSSVNKADRKAALDVASWFFNVVTSVGIIMVNKALMATYGFSFATTLTGLHFATTTLLTVLLRWLGYIQGSYLPLPELLKFVLFANFSIVGMNVSLMWNSVGFYQIAKLSMIPVSCFLEVVFDKVRYSRDTKLSILLVLVGVAVCTVTDVSVNLKGFLAAVIAIWSTALQQYYVHFLQRKHSLGSFDLLGHTAPVQAASLLLVGPFVDYWLTEKKVYAYDYSVISMFFLIMSCTIAVGTNLSQFICIGRFTAVSFQVLGHMKTILVLLLGFIFFGKEGLNLHVILGMVIAVVGMVWYGNASSKPGGKERRIYSAPSNKLHKQELSDSTETEEV, from the exons ATGTCCTCTGTAAACAAGGCTGACAGGAAGGCAGCGCTCGATGTGGCCTCATGGTTTTTCAATGTTGTCACATCTGTGGGTATAATCATGGTCAATAAAGCCTTGATGGCTACATATGGCTTCAGTTTTG CTACAACATTAACTGGTTTGCATTTTGCCACAACAACCTTGTTGACTGTTCTTCTTAGATGGCTGGGTTACATTCAGGGCTCTTATCTACCATTACCCGAACTTCTCAAGTTTGTCTTGTTTGCAAACTTTTCTATTGTTGGAATGAATGTGAGTCTGATGTGGAATTCTGTGGGCTTCTATCAG ATAGCAAAGCTGAGCATGATTCCGGTATCATGCTTTCTGGAAGTTGTTTTTGACAAGGTCCGCTACTCAAGGGACACAAAGCTTAGCATACTATTAGTTCTCGTTGGAGTTGCTGTCTGTACTGTTACGGATGTGAGTGTCAATCTCAAGGGTTTTTTAGCTGCTGTAATAGCAATTTGGAGCACAGCCCTCCAGCAGTAT TATGTGCATTTTCTTCAACGCAAGCATTCTTTAGGATCTTTCGACTTATTGGGACATACTGCTCCAGTACAAGCTGCAAGCCTGCTCTTAGTTGGTCCTTTTGTGGACTACTGGTTAACAGAGAAAAAGGTTTATGCTTATGACTACTCTGTGATATCAATG TTTTTCTTAATCATGTCATGTACCATTGCCGTCGGGACCAACCTCAGCCAATTCATCTGCATCGGCAGGTTCACGGCCGTATCATTCCAAGTGCTTGGCCATATGAAGACTATTCTTGTTCTCCTCTTAGGGTTTATTTTCTTCGGGAAAGAAGGTCTCAATCTACATGTAATTCTCGGTATGGTCATCGCAGTCGTAGGGATGGTCTGGTATGGTAATGCCTCCTCCAAACCGGGTGGAAAAGAACGTCGGATTTATTCAGCTCCAAGCAACAAATTACATAAACAGGAGTTATCAGATTCCACCGAGACAGAAGAGGTCTGA